One window from the genome of Elaeis guineensis isolate ETL-2024a chromosome 5, EG11, whole genome shotgun sequence encodes:
- the LOC105045813 gene encoding E3 ubiquitin-protein ligase RSL1 isoform X1 produces MEDPDELEILVSNQHRELMAARIAESDLDLAFRLQMEEAMAASLAILPSSSSSSSSLSAPRPPPPPPPPPSGEEDDEISQIMALQALELERFHQERRDSEHCQAEFRRIAEDLRRRTHDERFAREILHIPDSEWEEWGDEFERPIGAVRDEEEPPFRLYFKGMTSRDSVKGRWLQLSAIAAVVCDPKDNLVLKIQKPMPAAAREVFEVKALIEGLSAALSLGIKRIDVFCDYRTLYNHITGRWFVKQNKVANIIHQAALLQKKFERCQIFLLPRCHIKFVYRLARDVIDSQINKNAELGGNQNLKETCKICLEVTDTSQMFVVDGCLHRFCYTCMKQHVEVKLLHAMLPSCPHDGCNTRLNVESSQKFLSPRLLDIMVQRIKEASIPLRERIYCPYPKCSALMSTSEAIHPQQVASSKQFIDTSGLRKCIKCTGLFCINCKVPWHERMSCFEYKRLNPDPPAEDAKLQSLARQKLWRQCVKCNHMIELAEGCFHMTCRCGYEFCYTCGAEWKDRKATCSCPLWDEGYIWYDDGEDEDSDDFYDDDDSYDYDDEDDDYMDNYGHHY; encoded by the exons ATGGAAGACCCCGACGAGCTCGAAATCCTTGTCTCCAACCAACACCGCGAACTCATGGCCGCCCGGATCGCCGAGTCCGACCTCGACCTCGCCTTCCGCCTTCAGATGGAGGAGGCCATGGCCGCCTCCCTTGCTAtcctcccctcctcctcctcctcctcctcctccttatcCGCCCCCCGGCCGCCGCCGCCTCCGCCCCCACCCCCCTCCGGCGAGGAAGACGACGAGATCTCCCAGATCATGGCCCTCCAAGCCCTGGAACTCGAACGCTTCCACCAAGAGAGACGAGACAGCGAGCACTGCCAGGCCGAGTTCCGCCGCATTGCCGAGGACCTGCGCCGCCGCACCCACGATGAGCGCTTCGCCCGCGAGATCCTCCACATCCCGGACAGCGAATGGGAGGAGTGGGGGGACGAATTCGAGCGGCCGATCGGGGCGGTTCGCGACGAGGAGGAGCCGCCGTTCCGGCTCTACTTTAAGGGCATGACGAGCCGGGACTCCGTGAAAGGGAGGTGGCTCCAGCTTTCCGCGATCGCCGCGGTGGTCTGCGATCCTAAGGACAACCTCGTACTCAAAATTCAGAAGCCGATGCCGgcggccgcccgggaggtttttGAGGTCAAGGCCTTGATCGAGGGGCTTAGTGCGGCTCTCTCCTTGGGCATCAAGAGGATCGATGTGTTCTGTGACTATAGAACTCTATATAATCAC attacaGGGAGATGGTTTGTGAAACAAAACAAGGTTGCAAACATAATTCATCAAGCAGCATTGCTGCAAAAGAAATTCGAAAGATGTCAAATTTTCTTGCTTCCACGATGCCATATCAAGTTTGTGTATAGATTAGCAAGGGATGTGATAGACTCTCAGATCAACAAAAATGCTGAGCTGGGTGGCAATCAAAATCTGAAGGAGACTTGCAAGATTTGTCTAGAAGTTACAGATACTTCTCAAATGTTTGTTGTTGATGGTTGTTTGCACCGCTTTTGCTATACCTGTATGAAACAACATGTGGAAGTTAAGCTACTTCATGCAATGCTCCCTAGTTGCCCACATGATGGCTGCAATACCAGGCTTAATGTGGAGAGTTCCCAGAAATTTTTGTCACCTAGATTACTAGATATTATGGTCCAGCGCATAAAGGAAGCATCAATTCCTCTAAGAGAGAGAATTTATTGCCCATACCCGAAGTGCTCAGCTCTGATGTCAACAAGTGAAGCAATTCACCCTCAGCAGGTTGCTTCTTCTAAGCAATTCATTGATACATCTGGACTTAGAAAATGTATCAAATGCACTGGGCTTTTCTGTATCAACTGTAAGGTTCCATGGCATGAGAGAATGTCATGCTTTGAGTATAAAAGGTTAAATCCAGACCCCCCTGCAGAGGATGCAAAGCTACAGTCCCTTGCAAGACAGAAGTTGTGGCGCCAATGTGTGAAATGTAACCATATGATTGAACTAGCAGAAGGTTGTTTCCATATGACTTGCAG GTGTGGTTATGAATTCTGCTATACCTGTGGAGCTGAATGGAAGGACAGAAAGGCCACGTGTTCCTGCCCATTGTGGGATGAGGGCTACATTTGGTATGACGATGGTGAAGATGAGGACTCAGATGACTTTTATGATGATGATGACAGCTATGATTATGATGATGAGGATGATGATTACATGGACAATTATGGCCACCATTATTAG
- the LOC105045813 gene encoding E3 ubiquitin-protein ligase RSL1 isoform X2, with protein MEDPDELEILVSNQHRELMAARIAESDLDLAFRLQMEEAMAASLAILPSSSSSSSSLSAPRPPPPPPPPPSGEEDDEISQIMALQALELERFHQERRDSEHCQAEFRRIAEDLRRRTHDERFAREILHIPDSEWEEWGDEFERPIGAVRDEEEPPFRLYFKGMTSRDSVKGRWLQLSAIAAVVCDPKDNLVLKIQKPMPAAAREVFEVKALIEGLSAALSLGIKRIDVFCDYRTLYNHITGRWFVKQNKVANIIHQAALLQKKFERCQIFLLPRCHIKFVYRLARDVIDSQINKNAELGGNQNLKETCKICLEVTDTSQMFVVDGCLHRFCYTCMKQHVEVKLLHAMLPSCPHDGCNTRLNVESSQKFLSPRLLDIMVQRIKEASIPLRERIYCPYPKCSALMSTSEAIHPQQVASSKQFIDTSGLRKCIKCTGLFCINCKVPWHERMSCFEYKRLNPDPPAEDAKLQSLARQKLWRQCVKCNHMIELAEGCFHMTCRMAYTLSFLWISNHPCCTASMVAS; from the exons ATGGAAGACCCCGACGAGCTCGAAATCCTTGTCTCCAACCAACACCGCGAACTCATGGCCGCCCGGATCGCCGAGTCCGACCTCGACCTCGCCTTCCGCCTTCAGATGGAGGAGGCCATGGCCGCCTCCCTTGCTAtcctcccctcctcctcctcctcctcctcctccttatcCGCCCCCCGGCCGCCGCCGCCTCCGCCCCCACCCCCCTCCGGCGAGGAAGACGACGAGATCTCCCAGATCATGGCCCTCCAAGCCCTGGAACTCGAACGCTTCCACCAAGAGAGACGAGACAGCGAGCACTGCCAGGCCGAGTTCCGCCGCATTGCCGAGGACCTGCGCCGCCGCACCCACGATGAGCGCTTCGCCCGCGAGATCCTCCACATCCCGGACAGCGAATGGGAGGAGTGGGGGGACGAATTCGAGCGGCCGATCGGGGCGGTTCGCGACGAGGAGGAGCCGCCGTTCCGGCTCTACTTTAAGGGCATGACGAGCCGGGACTCCGTGAAAGGGAGGTGGCTCCAGCTTTCCGCGATCGCCGCGGTGGTCTGCGATCCTAAGGACAACCTCGTACTCAAAATTCAGAAGCCGATGCCGgcggccgcccgggaggtttttGAGGTCAAGGCCTTGATCGAGGGGCTTAGTGCGGCTCTCTCCTTGGGCATCAAGAGGATCGATGTGTTCTGTGACTATAGAACTCTATATAATCAC attacaGGGAGATGGTTTGTGAAACAAAACAAGGTTGCAAACATAATTCATCAAGCAGCATTGCTGCAAAAGAAATTCGAAAGATGTCAAATTTTCTTGCTTCCACGATGCCATATCAAGTTTGTGTATAGATTAGCAAGGGATGTGATAGACTCTCAGATCAACAAAAATGCTGAGCTGGGTGGCAATCAAAATCTGAAGGAGACTTGCAAGATTTGTCTAGAAGTTACAGATACTTCTCAAATGTTTGTTGTTGATGGTTGTTTGCACCGCTTTTGCTATACCTGTATGAAACAACATGTGGAAGTTAAGCTACTTCATGCAATGCTCCCTAGTTGCCCACATGATGGCTGCAATACCAGGCTTAATGTGGAGAGTTCCCAGAAATTTTTGTCACCTAGATTACTAGATATTATGGTCCAGCGCATAAAGGAAGCATCAATTCCTCTAAGAGAGAGAATTTATTGCCCATACCCGAAGTGCTCAGCTCTGATGTCAACAAGTGAAGCAATTCACCCTCAGCAGGTTGCTTCTTCTAAGCAATTCATTGATACATCTGGACTTAGAAAATGTATCAAATGCACTGGGCTTTTCTGTATCAACTGTAAGGTTCCATGGCATGAGAGAATGTCATGCTTTGAGTATAAAAGGTTAAATCCAGACCCCCCTGCAGAGGATGCAAAGCTACAGTCCCTTGCAAGACAGAAGTTGTGGCGCCAATGTGTGAAATGTAACCATATGATTGAACTAGCAGAAGGTTGTTTCCATATGACTTGCAG AATGGCATATACTTTATCATTCCTTTGGATCAGTAATCATCCTTGTTGCACTGCATCCATGGTAGCTTCATGA